A single Pseudodesulfovibrio aespoeensis Aspo-2 DNA region contains:
- a CDS encoding putative bifunctional diguanylate cyclase/phosphodiesterase has protein sequence MNTNVEVLIVDDERINLKLIEGILRGADLRLVTASSGEEALARAGECDLAVALLDVMMPGMDGFELAERLRDSEHACNVPIIFITAISKEQRHVFRGYELGAVDYLFKPVEPEILRSKVGIFADLHRKNRSLEQTSRRLEKVVAELEASREALLNSEQRYRMVADYNYDWESWIGPDGKAIYISPSCERITGYPPDRFIEDPDLMQRIVHRDDIHIWHNYMADTSSGDDDGLDYRIHHRNARTKWVSLIKHAVADEAGNPLGVRVSVRDVTHRKRMEQQLKHSSLHDPLTGLPNRALLLDRLSQAVERSARTDDYFGVLFINLDRFQAVNDHFGHVMGDRLLVEIGVRLSRVVRPVDSVARFGGDDFVVLIEEMPRKIDMRDMVRIIRDSFKEPFEVNGTDFPITASMGLEIARAESDPESLVHNAQLAMYKAKESGKDRYLVYDARMREGVVNVLAVENDLKRALRAHEFEAHFQPIVNLSDGQLYGFEALARWNHPQRGLVSPGEFIPVAEETGLIVELGAHILEYACTTLSQWRSRYPGAGNLVMAVNISAKQFGEAKLVTSVKDILARSGLPPGLLKLEITETVVMLDAMESSVRLNLLKSLGVKLSVDDFGTGYSSMSYLQKFPVDQLKIDLSFVRLMEKGPENIEIIRAIVNMAHSLRLRVVAEGIETERQRDLLYSLQCDYGQGYLYSKPLPRDEAEAFLVMAE, from the coding sequence ATGAACACCAACGTGGAAGTTCTCATAGTCGATGACGAGCGCATCAATCTCAAGCTGATCGAGGGTATCCTGCGGGGGGCCGATCTGCGCCTTGTCACGGCCTCGTCCGGCGAGGAGGCGCTGGCCAGGGCGGGCGAGTGCGATCTGGCCGTGGCCCTGCTCGATGTCATGATGCCGGGCATGGACGGCTTTGAGCTGGCCGAGCGGCTGCGCGATTCCGAGCATGCCTGCAACGTGCCCATCATCTTCATCACGGCCATCAGCAAGGAGCAGCGGCACGTCTTCCGCGGCTATGAGCTGGGCGCGGTGGACTACCTGTTCAAGCCCGTGGAGCCGGAGATCCTGCGCAGCAAGGTGGGCATCTTCGCCGATCTGCACCGCAAGAACCGGTCTCTGGAACAGACCTCCCGGCGGCTGGAAAAGGTCGTGGCCGAGCTGGAGGCGTCACGGGAGGCGCTGCTGAACTCGGAGCAGCGCTACCGGATGGTGGCCGACTACAACTACGACTGGGAGAGCTGGATCGGCCCGGACGGCAAGGCCATCTACATCTCGCCCTCCTGCGAGCGCATCACCGGGTATCCCCCCGACCGTTTCATCGAAGACCCGGACCTGATGCAGCGCATCGTCCACCGCGACGACATCCACATCTGGCACAACTACATGGCTGACACCTCTTCAGGCGATGACGACGGGCTCGACTACCGGATTCATCACCGCAACGCCCGCACCAAATGGGTCAGCCTGATCAAGCACGCGGTGGCCGATGAGGCCGGAAACCCCCTGGGCGTGCGGGTCAGCGTGCGCGACGTGACCCACCGCAAGCGCATGGAGCAGCAGCTCAAGCACAGCTCGCTGCACGACCCGCTGACCGGCCTGCCCAACCGGGCGCTCCTGCTCGACCGGCTCAGCCAGGCGGTGGAGCGCTCCGCCCGGACAGACGATTATTTCGGCGTGCTCTTCATCAATCTCGACCGCTTTCAGGCGGTCAACGATCACTTCGGGCACGTGATGGGTGACCGACTGCTTGTGGAGATAGGCGTGCGCCTGAGCCGGGTGGTGCGCCCGGTGGACAGCGTGGCCCGGTTTGGCGGCGACGACTTCGTGGTTCTCATTGAGGAGATGCCCCGCAAGATCGACATGCGCGACATGGTCAGGATCATCAGGGATTCCTTCAAGGAGCCCTTTGAGGTCAATGGCACGGATTTTCCCATCACGGCCAGCATGGGCCTTGAGATCGCCAGGGCCGAGTCTGACCCGGAGAGTCTGGTTCATAACGCCCAACTGGCCATGTACAAGGCAAAGGAATCGGGCAAGGACCGCTACCTGGTCTACGACGCCAGGATGCGCGAGGGCGTGGTCAACGTGCTGGCCGTGGAAAACGACCTCAAGCGGGCGCTCCGGGCGCACGAGTTCGAGGCCCATTTCCAGCCCATCGTCAATCTGTCCGATGGGCAGCTCTACGGTTTCGAGGCCCTGGCCCGCTGGAACCACCCCCAGCGCGGGCTTGTCAGCCCCGGCGAATTCATCCCCGTGGCCGAGGAGACGGGCCTCATCGTCGAGCTGGGCGCGCATATCCTGGAGTACGCCTGCACCACCTTGAGCCAGTGGCGCAGCCGGTATCCCGGCGCGGGCAACCTGGTCATGGCGGTCAACATCTCGGCCAAACAGTTTGGCGAGGCCAAGCTCGTGACCAGCGTCAAGGACATCCTGGCGCGCTCCGGGCTGCCGCCCGGCCTGCTCAAGCTGGAGATCACCGAGACCGTGGTCATGCTCGACGCCATGGAGTCGTCCGTCAGGCTCAATCTCTTGAAATCGCTGGGCGTCAAGCTCTCGGTTGACGATTTCGGCACAGGCTATTCGTCCATGAGCTATCTCCAGAAATTTCCGGTGGATCAGCTCAAGATCGACCTGAGCTTTGTGCGGCTCATGGAGAAGGGGCCGGAGAATATCGAGATCATCAGGGCCATCGTCAACATGGCCCACAGCCTGCGGCTGCGCGTGGTGGCCGAGGGCATAGAGACCGAGCGGCAGCGCGACCTGCTTTATTCCTTGCAATGCGATTACGGTCAGGGCTATCTCTATTCGAAACCGCTTCCCAGGGATGAGGCGGAGGCGTTCCTCGTCATGGCGGAGTAG
- a CDS encoding DUF493 family protein — protein sequence MTDNHDTFEQVLDEHHQWPCPYAFKFIVPTENLPLLTALFDGQSLTMRESKGGKYTSVTLESTMCSGKSVMETYRKAAEIPGLLAL from the coding sequence ATGACCGACAATCACGACACATTCGAGCAGGTGCTCGACGAGCATCACCAGTGGCCCTGCCCCTATGCCTTCAAATTCATCGTGCCCACTGAAAATCTGCCCCTGCTCACCGCCCTGTTCGACGGGCAATCGCTCACCATGCGGGAGTCCAAGGGCGGCAAATACACCAGCGTCACGCTCGAATCCACCATGTGCTCCGGCAAATCGGTCATGGAAACCTACCGCAAGGCAGCGGAAATTCCAGGCCTGCTGGCCCTGTAA
- the nifU gene encoding Fe-S cluster assembly protein NifU: MWEYTDRVKDHFLNPRNVGTLEDADGVGEVGSLACGDALTLYIKVDGDVITDAKFQTFGCASAIASSSALTELLIGKTVAEAEKITNKDIAEYLGGLPREKMHCSVMGQEALEQAIRNMRGEAPTKQEHTHEGTLICECFGVFDEEILRAIKENDLRTVEDVTNFTKAGGGCGKCVDDLERLLKEARGEGVCQTPSEGPAHPAQGMTNIQRMHLIESVIDNEIRPMLQADGGDIRLVDIDRQTVVVKFIGMCSNCPSSHLTLQNVIEAKLKEKVDPEIRVREG; encoded by the coding sequence ATGTGGGAATACACCGATAGAGTCAAGGACCACTTCCTCAACCCGCGCAACGTGGGCACCCTCGAAGACGCCGACGGCGTGGGCGAGGTGGGCTCCCTGGCCTGCGGAGACGCCTTGACCCTGTATATCAAGGTGGACGGCGACGTGATCACGGACGCCAAGTTCCAGACCTTTGGCTGCGCCAGCGCCATCGCCTCCAGCTCAGCCCTGACCGAGCTGCTCATCGGCAAGACCGTGGCCGAGGCGGAAAAGATCACCAACAAGGACATCGCCGAGTACCTGGGCGGCCTGCCGCGCGAGAAGATGCACTGCTCGGTCATGGGCCAGGAGGCCCTGGAGCAGGCCATCAGAAACATGCGCGGCGAAGCGCCGACCAAACAGGAGCACACCCACGAAGGCACCCTCATCTGCGAGTGTTTCGGCGTGTTCGACGAGGAAATCCTGCGCGCCATCAAGGAGAACGACCTCAGGACCGTGGAGGACGTGACCAATTTCACCAAGGCTGGCGGCGGCTGCGGCAAGTGCGTGGACGACCTGGAACGGCTGCTTAAGGAAGCGCGCGGCGAGGGCGTCTGCCAGACCCCGTCCGAGGGGCCTGCCCACCCGGCCCAAGGCATGACCAACATCCAGCGCATGCACCTCATCGAGTCGGTCATCGACAACGAGATACGCCCCATGCTCCAGGCCGACGGCGGCGACATACGGCTGGTGGACATCGACCGGCAGACGGTCGTGGTCAAATTCATCGGCATGTGCTCCAACTGCCCGTCGAGCCACCTGACCCTGCAAAACGTGATCGAAGCCAAGCTCAAGGAAAAGGTGGACCCGGAAATCAGGGTCCGCGAAGGATGA
- the nifS gene encoding cysteine desulfurase NifS: MKTIYMDNNATTQVDPAVFEEMKPFFTELYGNPSSMHRFGGQVGVKLKEARARVATLLNCEPDEIIFTSCGSESDNTAIRSALSAQPDKRHIITTRVEHPAILSLCKFLEKKDGYDVTYLGTDEQGRLDMDEFKAAIRPDTAIISVMWANNETGNIYPVEAMAAIARERGVIFHTDAVQAVGKIPIDLKTTPIDMLSLSGHKLHAPKGVGALFVRKRLPFRPFLIGGHQERSRRAGTENTTGIIALGKACELAAAHMAEENTAVKALRDRLEAGLLTRVPDSILNGDKDNRLPNTTNISFGYVEGEAILLMMDQLGICASSGSACTSGSLEPSHVLRAMGVPFTFAHGSIRFSLSRFNTDEEVDSVLDTLPSIIDNLRKLSPFSAEKQAPACTKAFTE, translated from the coding sequence ATGAAAACCATCTACATGGACAACAACGCCACCACCCAGGTGGACCCGGCTGTTTTCGAGGAGATGAAGCCCTTTTTCACCGAACTCTACGGCAATCCCTCGTCCATGCACCGCTTCGGCGGGCAGGTCGGGGTCAAGCTCAAGGAGGCTCGCGCCCGCGTGGCCACCCTGCTCAACTGCGAGCCCGACGAGATCATCTTCACCTCCTGCGGCTCGGAGTCGGACAACACGGCCATCCGCTCGGCCCTCTCGGCCCAGCCCGACAAGCGGCACATCATCACCACCCGCGTGGAGCATCCGGCCATTCTCAGCCTCTGCAAGTTCCTGGAGAAAAAGGACGGCTACGATGTCACCTACCTGGGCACCGACGAACAGGGCCGCCTCGACATGGACGAATTCAAGGCCGCCATCCGGCCCGACACGGCCATCATTTCCGTCATGTGGGCCAACAACGAGACAGGCAACATCTATCCCGTTGAGGCGATGGCGGCCATCGCCAGGGAGCGCGGCGTGATCTTCCACACCGACGCCGTGCAGGCAGTGGGCAAGATCCCCATCGACCTCAAGACAACGCCCATCGACATGCTCTCGCTCTCGGGCCACAAGCTGCACGCGCCCAAGGGCGTGGGCGCGCTCTTCGTGCGCAAGCGGCTGCCCTTCAGGCCGTTCCTCATCGGCGGCCACCAGGAGCGCAGCCGCCGGGCCGGGACCGAGAACACCACCGGCATCATCGCCCTGGGCAAGGCGTGCGAGCTGGCCGCAGCGCACATGGCCGAGGAGAACACCGCGGTCAAGGCGCTGCGCGACAGGCTTGAGGCAGGCCTGCTGACCAGGGTGCCGGACAGCATCCTCAACGGCGACAAGGACAACCGGCTGCCCAACACCACCAACATCTCCTTTGGCTATGTCGAGGGCGAGGCCATCCTGCTGATGATGGACCAGCTGGGCATCTGCGCCAGCTCCGGCTCGGCCTGCACCTCGGGCAGCCTGGAGCCGTCGCACGTCCTGCGCGCCATGGGCGTGCCCTTCACCTTTGCCCACGGCTCCATCCGGTTCAGCCTGAGCCGGTTCAACACCGACGAAGAAGTGGACTCTGTGCTCGACACCCTGCCTTCCATCATCGACAACCTGCGCAAGCTCTCGCCCTTTTCGGCGGAAAAGCAGGCCCCAGCCTGCACCAAGGCGTTCACGGAGTAG